The genomic segment TCGCCTTCTCCGGCGGTATTACAGCGGCTATATCTAGCGTGCGCGCAAAACTTGGCCATATGGTAAAAATTGAAGTTGAAACAGAGACAGCCCAACAAGTAACCGAAGCAGTCCAAGCAGGTGCCGACATCATCATGTTTGACAACCGAACTCCCGAAGAAATCAACCAACTTGTAAAACTTGTCCCTGATCATATCACAACCGAAGCATCTGGTAACATTACACTAGAAAATATTGCTCGCTTCAAAGGTTGTGGCGTGAACTACATATCTTTAGGCGCCCTGACTCATTCCGTAAACGCTCTTGATATTAGCTTCAATAGCAAAGGAGGAATCAAAAGTTGAACTTACTAGAGACTATCGAAAATGATACAATGCCCACGCGATACAAATTAATGTCAAAAGACGAAATGACTAAGCGCGTTTTTGAAATAAAACAACAACTTGGAAAAGATCTTTTTATTCCATGCCATCATTATCAAAAAGATGAAGTCGTCCCATTTGCTGATGCAATAGGTGATTCTCTACAATTAGCGCAAATCGCTGCTAGTAATAAAAAAGCCACGCACATCGTTTTTTGTGGCGTTCATTTCATGGCGGAAACAGCTGATATGCTTACTACCAATGAACAAATTGTTACTTTACCTGATATGCGCGCGGGCTGTTCGATGGCTGATATGGCTGATATTCACCAATTAACAAACGCATGGCCAAAACTTCAAGAGCTTTTTGGCGATACCATTCTTCCTGTAACATATATTAATTCCACTGCGGCTATTAAATCATTTGTTGGCGAATATGGTGGGACAACCGTCACTTCCAGCAATGCCACCAAAATTGTCTCCTGGGCATTAGAGCAAAAAGAACGGATTTTCTTTCTTCCAGATCAACACCTTGGTCGCAATACGGCTTTTGAACTCGGTATTCCACTTGAAGCAATGGCGATTTGGGACCCAATAAAAAACCGCTTAGAGTACGATGGTGATTTGGCCGATTGTAAAGTAATTCTTTGGAAAGGTTATTGTTCTGTTCATCAACATTTCACCGTTAAAAATATCGAAAACATCCGCAAAAATTCGCCCAATATGCGTATCATCGTTCATCCTGAATGTACTCATGAAGTCGTTTCTTTAGCAGATGACTCCGGGTCCACGAAAAAAATCGTGACGGAAATAAGTAACGCTGCTCCCGGCACGGAATGGGCAATTGGTACAGAAGCAAACCTTGTTGGACGAATTATTCAAGAAAACCCCGATAAAAAAATTGTTTCCTTGAATCCATTTATGTGCCCTTGTATGACCATGAATCGAATTGATTTACCTCACTTACTTTGGACACTTGAAGCCATTCAAAACGGCGAACAAAGAAACCAAATTAAAGTCGACGAGCAAACAACCGAATTTGCCTTAAAAGCACTAGAAAGAATGCTCCAACTTAGTTAAAAAATAAAAAAACGAAAGCCGATGCTTTCGTTTTTCACTTTAAATAGCCAATTTCAATTCTAATTTTATCTTTTTTCGTTCGTCCACCGGTTTGGATAATCTTCACACGACCATAACCGCGCACCGAAAGTACATCCTCTTGCTCACATTCGAAGTCTGGATTTTCCACTGTTTTCCAGTTCACTTTAACCAGCCCTGCTACTACTAATTGTTTCGCTTTTTGCCTTGAAATATGGTGGGCATTACTAATGATTACATCCAGCCGCATGCTCGAAACTGTTAATCCTGATTCTTCCCAAACTGTAGGCGTAAAGGTAGCTTCAGATAAGTCCGTTTCTTCTAACATCACATTGACCTTACCGATTTTTTCTAATTGCAGCGTCAAATAATCTCTCATCGTACTTTCAACTAGCAATTGCCATTCCGTTCCATTATTTAAAATATCACCAAAAATATCTCGTTTCATTCCTAGCGACATCAGTGTCCCAAGAATTTTCTGATGTGTTAACGTCGTGAATTTCACTGGATACCGAATGTGAAATAACGCAATCTCAAAATCAACTTCTGTTGGCGTATAGTAATCTGGATAAATGAGCGCTCGTCTACGTTCTGCGTGAGCAACTCCGCCAAAAAACTGTACTTTAATTTGGTCATAACCACCAATAACGGTTTCAGTAATATAGCGTTGTCTAGGATCCAAAAAATCGGTTAACTGTGGTGTATATTCATTTTCTACGCGCATAGTAATTCCTAAAATCTTATCAATAAAAGCGTA from the Listeria seeligeri serovar 1/2b str. SLCC3954 genome contains:
- the nadA gene encoding quinolinate synthase NadA, with product MNLLETIENDTMPTRYKLMSKDEMTKRVFEIKQQLGKDLFIPCHHYQKDEVVPFADAIGDSLQLAQIAASNKKATHIVFCGVHFMAETADMLTTNEQIVTLPDMRAGCSMADMADIHQLTNAWPKLQELFGDTILPVTYINSTAAIKSFVGEYGGTTVTSSNATKIVSWALEQKERIFFLPDQHLGRNTAFELGIPLEAMAIWDPIKNRLEYDGDLADCKVILWKGYCSVHQHFTVKNIENIRKNSPNMRIIVHPECTHEVVSLADDSGSTKKIVTEISNAAPGTEWAIGTEANLVGRIIQENPDKKIVSLNPFMCPCMTMNRIDLPHLLWTLEAIQNGEQRNQIKVDEQTTEFALKALERMLQLS
- a CDS encoding YlmH family RNA-binding protein, whose product is MDGIYQHFREEEYAFIDKILGITMRVENEYTPQLTDFLDPRQRYITETVIGGYDQIKVQFFGGVAHAERRRALIYPDYYTPTEVDFEIALFHIRYPVKFTTLTHQKILGTLMSLGMKRDIFGDILNNGTEWQLLVESTMRDYLTLQLEKIGKVNVMLEETDLSEATFTPTVWEESGLTVSSMRLDVIISNAHHISRQKAKQLVVAGLVKVNWKTVENPDFECEQEDVLSVRGYGRVKIIQTGGRTKKDKIRIEIGYLK